Proteins co-encoded in one Nitratireductor kimnyeongensis genomic window:
- a CDS encoding DEAD/DEAH box helicase, with protein MSDVSLTALLDRYRDASRDEPEKGGYFERVVKVFLENDDTQKQYFSKVVRFSDWAKEHGWNRNDTGIDLVAMLADGSGYAAIQCKFYGANHRIQKADIDSFISAASNDLFAELIIIDTTQKEFGSNAEATLNNLSKSWRRIRIAELEASRIDWSQFLRTGNVSLAPKKELRDHQRDALEAVISGLAEDDRGKLIMACGTGKTFTALRIAEAMAGAGKHVLFMVPSLALMSQTVREWKNDCQREFTAFSACSDTRIGRNVDADSLDLNVHDLAFPATTDAEKLARQVRQASSDQMTVVFSTYHSIDVLTRAQKQHGMPAFDLVICDEAHRTTGVTLKDEDDSTFVRIHSNEHVAAKKRLYMTATPRIFGEGAKRKADDYDAELASMDDESKFGKDLFHRGFGWAVEQELLTDYKVVVLAVDEGLVSSTIQTRLKEGAELTLDDATKIIGCYKALTKSDLKDDLEFDPGPMKRALAFCQSIAKSQIIEDEFTRVVDEYTSNDQIDDTRHLDTEIRHIDGSYNASAREEMLNWLKEDAGDDVCRILTNAKVLSEGVDVPALDAIMFMHPRKSQIDVVQSVGRVMRRAEGKKLGYVILPVAIPPNTKPEEALNDNERYKVVWQILNALRAHDERLDARINQAKIGEDISDKVEVVRISSETELKELTAVVEDFATTKTKATKAGAGIGSDAPERRTSDLEVQSEMVFDEFTRAIMAKIVEKCGTREYWDSWARDIAKIAQTHIIRITTIIAKDGPERTAFLAFLDELHDDLNPEISEAEAIEMLAQHLITKPVFDALFKGSRFTKENPVSRAMEIVLEQLHEHNLEKESESLAKFYASVERRAADVKTAQGRQTLITELYDKFFRTAFPVLTARLGIVYTPVEVVDFIIHSVNDVLKAQFGQTLGSKGVHILDPFTGTGTFITRLLHSGHIAPDELEHKYKHEIHANEIVLLAYYIAAVNIETVYHELAYGSLSANAPYDPFEGILLTDTFQMYEQERDMVANLLPDNSERRSRQKKLDIRVIIGNPPYSAGQGSANDNAANIEYFQLDAAIRDSYAVHSKTTSVRNLYDSYIRAFRWASDRLGDAGVMAFVSGSAWIERSFADGMRKCLVEEFSDLYVFHLRGDIRKNMLSKGAAREGQNVFGSGSMTGISIAVLVKNPSATENGRIHFCDIGPDLTTKQKLDLVRGFGSIDGISKDKGWATIVPDEQNDWLDQVDRSFDRFIQIGDKSKDSANTVFSIYSLGVATGRDAWAYNMSQSKLAANVLTSIECYNSEVRRLASEPPESRAKLATIDEQRFSWNRNAFQDLAKSKQYAFQASHVVRSLYRPFSYQWAYFDRQYNAMVYQMSRLYPDITSENLVIQVSGIGARAGFSALMSHALPNLHTIDSGQCFPLYLYEAPPNDDGLFAASSDQATGLTRRDAITDEGLAHFQAVYPGEEISKEDLFYYIYGLLHSPDYRERFKNNLAKQLPRIPAVKRFADFAAYRDAGRALGDLHVNFETADPYLVTFKEGDHRLIPEAEANAKKFYRVKKMKFGGKGAEKNRATVIYNENITMQNIPLEAYDYIVNGKPALEWVMERQVVKTDKASGIVNDANDYANETIGNPKYPLELFQRVITVSLETMKIVRELPPLGDLA; from the coding sequence ATGTCTGATGTTTCTTTGACCGCATTGCTGGACAGGTATCGTGACGCATCGCGTGACGAACCCGAGAAGGGCGGTTATTTTGAGCGCGTTGTAAAAGTATTTCTTGAGAACGATGACACTCAGAAGCAATATTTTTCAAAAGTTGTCCGATTTTCCGATTGGGCGAAAGAGCACGGATGGAACAGAAATGACACCGGCATAGATCTCGTCGCGATGCTCGCTGATGGGTCAGGATATGCCGCCATTCAATGCAAGTTCTACGGCGCTAATCACAGAATCCAGAAAGCCGATATCGATAGCTTCATTTCAGCGGCTTCGAATGATCTCTTCGCCGAGCTGATCATCATCGATACAACGCAAAAGGAATTTGGGTCGAATGCTGAGGCGACCCTAAACAATCTCTCCAAGAGCTGGCGTCGAATCCGCATTGCAGAATTAGAAGCGAGCCGAATCGACTGGTCTCAGTTTCTGCGCACCGGGAACGTCAGCCTTGCACCCAAGAAGGAGCTCAGAGACCATCAGCGTGATGCTTTAGAAGCCGTGATCAGTGGGTTGGCCGAGGATGATCGCGGCAAACTCATCATGGCATGCGGTACTGGCAAGACGTTCACAGCTTTGCGCATCGCGGAGGCGATGGCGGGGGCCGGGAAGCATGTTCTCTTCATGGTTCCATCTCTGGCATTAATGTCGCAGACGGTCCGCGAATGGAAGAATGATTGCCAGCGAGAATTCACTGCATTCTCGGCATGTTCTGACACCCGCATAGGACGGAATGTAGATGCGGATAGTCTCGACTTAAATGTCCACGATCTGGCCTTCCCAGCGACCACCGACGCTGAAAAGTTAGCTCGCCAGGTCCGCCAAGCCTCTTCTGACCAGATGACCGTGGTGTTTTCCACGTACCATTCGATTGACGTGCTAACCCGCGCGCAAAAGCAGCATGGTATGCCAGCCTTTGATCTGGTGATCTGCGATGAAGCTCACCGGACTACTGGCGTCACGCTCAAGGATGAGGACGATAGCACGTTCGTCCGCATTCATAGCAACGAGCACGTAGCGGCCAAGAAGCGGCTCTACATGACAGCCACTCCTCGAATTTTTGGCGAAGGCGCGAAAAGAAAAGCCGATGACTACGATGCTGAACTGGCTTCAATGGACGATGAGAGCAAGTTCGGGAAGGATCTGTTCCATCGGGGCTTTGGTTGGGCGGTCGAGCAAGAGCTACTGACTGACTACAAGGTAGTCGTGCTGGCTGTGGACGAGGGGCTGGTCTCCAGCACAATCCAGACGCGGCTCAAAGAAGGCGCAGAGCTGACGCTGGACGACGCGACCAAGATTATTGGTTGCTACAAGGCCCTAACCAAAAGCGATCTAAAGGATGATTTGGAATTTGATCCAGGGCCGATGAAGCGGGCTTTGGCATTCTGCCAAAGCATCGCCAAATCGCAAATCATCGAGGACGAGTTCACCAGAGTTGTCGATGAATACACCAGCAATGATCAAATCGACGACACCCGTCACCTGGATACTGAAATTCGGCACATTGACGGCAGCTATAACGCCAGCGCCCGCGAGGAAATGCTGAACTGGCTTAAGGAGGATGCGGGCGATGATGTCTGCCGCATTCTTACCAACGCTAAGGTGCTTTCGGAGGGTGTGGATGTGCCCGCCCTCGATGCCATCATGTTTATGCATCCGCGAAAGAGCCAAATCGACGTGGTTCAATCAGTCGGGCGCGTGATGCGCCGCGCCGAGGGCAAAAAACTGGGTTATGTCATCCTGCCAGTTGCCATTCCGCCCAACACCAAACCCGAAGAGGCGTTGAACGACAACGAGCGTTACAAAGTCGTCTGGCAAATCCTCAACGCGCTTCGCGCCCACGACGAACGTCTAGACGCTCGCATCAACCAAGCCAAGATCGGTGAGGACATCAGCGACAAAGTGGAGGTGGTCCGCATCTCGTCGGAAACCGAACTGAAAGAGTTGACCGCTGTTGTTGAGGACTTTGCTACCACTAAGACTAAGGCCACCAAAGCCGGTGCCGGTATTGGCAGCGATGCGCCGGAACGCCGCACATCCGATCTCGAAGTCCAAAGCGAAATGGTCTTTGACGAGTTTACCCGCGCCATCATGGCCAAGATCGTCGAGAAGTGCGGCACCCGCGAATACTGGGATTCCTGGGCCAGGGACATCGCCAAGATCGCCCAGACCCACATCATACGCATCACCACCATCATCGCCAAGGACGGGCCGGAGCGGACCGCCTTTCTGGCCTTCCTTGACGAACTGCATGACGACCTGAACCCGGAAATTTCAGAGGCCGAAGCCATCGAAATGCTGGCTCAGCATCTCATCACCAAGCCGGTGTTTGATGCGCTGTTCAAGGGCAGCCGGTTCACCAAGGAAAACCCTGTGTCCCGCGCAATGGAAATCGTGCTCGAACAGCTTCATGAGCACAATCTGGAAAAAGAATCCGAAAGCCTTGCCAAGTTCTACGCCAGCGTGGAACGCCGCGCCGCCGATGTGAAAACGGCGCAGGGTCGGCAAACGCTGATAACCGAGCTTTACGACAAATTCTTCCGCACGGCATTCCCAGTGCTCACGGCGCGGCTTGGCATCGTCTATACCCCGGTGGAGGTGGTGGATTTCATCATCCATTCAGTCAATGACGTGCTCAAGGCGCAGTTCGGCCAAACACTCGGCTCCAAGGGCGTCCATATCCTTGACCCCTTTACCGGCACGGGCACCTTCATCACCCGATTGCTACATTCGGGCCATATCGCGCCGGATGAGCTGGAACATAAATACAAACATGAGATTCACGCCAACGAGATCGTGCTGCTGGCCTATTATATCGCTGCCGTGAATATCGAGACGGTCTACCACGAACTGGCCTATGGCTCGCTCTCGGCCAATGCGCCTTATGACCCGTTCGAAGGCATCCTGCTCACCGATACTTTCCAGATGTATGAGCAAGAGCGTGATATGGTCGCCAATCTCCTGCCGGATAACTCCGAACGCCGCTCACGACAAAAGAAGCTGGATATTCGTGTCATCATTGGCAATCCGCCCTATTCGGCGGGGCAAGGCAGTGCTAACGACAACGCGGCGAACATCGAGTATTTTCAATTAGATGCTGCAATTAGGGACAGCTATGCTGTTCATTCGAAAACAACTTCGGTTAGGAATCTGTACGACAGCTACATTCGCGCTTTCCGCTGGGCATCTGATCGCTTGGGTGATGCAGGGGTAATGGCGTTCGTTTCGGGCAGCGCATGGATTGAACGATCCTTCGCGGATGGGATGCGCAAGTGTTTGGTCGAGGAGTTCAGCGATCTCTATGTCTTTCATCTGCGCGGCGACATTCGCAAAAATATGCTGTCCAAAGGGGCCGCTCGCGAAGGGCAGAACGTTTTCGGTTCGGGTAGTATGACAGGTATTTCAATCGCAGTTTTGGTTAAGAACCCATCCGCTACAGAAAATGGCCGCATCCATTTTTGCGACATTGGCCCTGATCTGACCACGAAGCAAAAACTCGACCTAGTCAGAGGCTTTGGTTCTATTGACGGCATCTCGAAGGACAAAGGCTGGGCCACTATTGTTCCCGATGAACAGAACGACTGGCTTGATCAGGTCGATCGCTCTTTCGATCGTTTCATTCAGATAGGAGACAAATCCAAAGATTCCGCAAACACAGTCTTCTCGATATATTCGTTGGGAGTGGCAACTGGCAGAGACGCTTGGGCCTATAATATGTCGCAGTCAAAGCTCGCGGCAAACGTCCTGACCAGTATTGAATGCTACAATTCGGAAGTGAGGCGGTTAGCGTCTGAGCCTCCCGAGAGCAGGGCGAAGCTAGCAACGATCGACGAGCAGCGATTTAGTTGGAATCGAAACGCCTTCCAAGATCTTGCAAAGTCCAAGCAATACGCATTTCAAGCCAGCCACGTTGTGCGATCCCTTTATCGCCCATTTTCCTATCAGTGGGCCTATTTTGACCGCCAATACAACGCTATGGTCTATCAGATGTCGCGGTTGTATCCGGACATAACCTCTGAGAACCTAGTTATTCAAGTGTCAGGAATTGGTGCAAGAGCCGGTTTCTCAGCTCTAATGTCTCATGCGTTACCAAATCTTCATACCATCGACTCGGGGCAATGCTTCCCCCTCTACCTCTACGAAGCCCCCCCCAATGATGACGGCCTCTTTGCCGCATCAAGCGATCAAGCCACCGGCCTCACGCGCCGCGATGCTATTACCGATGAAGGCCTCGCGCATTTCCAAGCCGTCTATCCAGGAGAAGAGATCAGCAAGGAAGACTTGTTCTATTATATCTACGGTCTGCTGCACTCGCCCGACTACCGCGAGCGGTTCAAGAACAACCTTGCTAAGCAACTCCCCCGTATCCCTGCGGTCAAGAGGTTTGCCGATTTCGCCGCCTACCGCGACGCAGGCCGTGCACTTGGCGATCTTCATGTGAACTTTGAAACCGCCGATCCCTACCTGGTCACTTTCAAAGAGGGAGATCATCGCCTGATCCCCGAGGCCGAGGCCAATGCCAAAAAATTCTACCGAGTCAAAAAAATGAAGTTCGGTGGCAAAGGCGCGGAAAAAAACCGCGCCACTGTCATCTACAATGAAAACATCACCATGCAGAACATCCCGCTGGAGGCCTATGACTACATCGTCAACGGCAAACCCGCGTTGGAATGGGTGATGGAACGGCAGGTCGTCAAAACCGATAAGGCCAGCGGCATTGTTAACGACGCCAACGACTATGCCAATGAAACAATCGGCAATCCGAAATATCCGCTTGAGCTATTCCAGCGTGTCATCACCGTTAGCCTTGAGACCATGAAAATCGTCCGTGAATTGCCTCCCCTCGGTGACCTGGCATGA
- a CDS encoding SulP family inorganic anion transporter, translated as MRRPKILTTLRTYNRSLFLSDLIAGVTVAMVALPLSLAIAIASGAGPEKGLVTAIVAGFLISLFGGSRVQIGGPTGAFIVVVFGVIAQHGYDGLVIATFMAGVILLIAGYFRAGRLISYIPEAVVNGFTIGIAIVIATSQLPDFLGLTVAQVPADFFEKIPVLWDARASFNAIALGTALLTILLIVGLRRIAPRFPGLIVAVGMASLLVIVATLQVDTLGSRFGALPSSLPWPTMPDVSLSRVLELVPSAIVIAFLAGVESLLSAMVADRMIGGSHRPNAELLAQGVANIGSALFAGLPATGAIARTATNVRAGGKTPVAGLIHALTILIVMLLAAPLAGYLAMPALAALLIVTAWNMSEPHKWPEYARGRTGDKLLLLLTLVLTVAVDLSVAIGVGVAVGLALRLSRRSSVESDWRPPER; from the coding sequence ATGCGAAGGCCAAAGATACTTACCACGCTCAGGACCTATAATAGGTCCCTTTTCCTCTCCGACCTTATCGCCGGCGTGACTGTGGCTATGGTCGCGCTTCCCTTGAGTCTGGCGATTGCGATTGCCTCCGGTGCTGGCCCGGAGAAGGGTCTGGTTACGGCCATCGTGGCCGGTTTTCTGATTTCGCTTTTTGGCGGAAGCCGGGTTCAGATCGGCGGCCCCACGGGTGCATTTATCGTCGTGGTATTTGGCGTAATCGCCCAGCATGGCTATGACGGCCTCGTCATTGCTACGTTTATGGCCGGTGTCATTCTCCTGATCGCTGGATATTTCCGAGCAGGGCGTTTGATTTCTTATATCCCAGAGGCGGTCGTAAATGGCTTTACCATCGGCATTGCTATCGTCATCGCAACCAGCCAGCTCCCGGACTTTCTGGGCCTGACCGTCGCGCAGGTTCCTGCCGACTTCTTCGAGAAAATTCCGGTGCTATGGGATGCGCGCGCGAGCTTCAATGCCATCGCTCTTGGTACCGCACTCCTGACGATCCTGCTGATTGTCGGCCTGCGCCGTATCGCCCCGCGTTTTCCCGGATTGATTGTCGCTGTGGGTATGGCATCTCTTCTCGTCATTGTGGCGACGCTCCAGGTGGATACGCTCGGCTCGCGCTTTGGCGCATTACCGAGCAGCTTACCCTGGCCCACCATGCCGGATGTATCTCTATCGCGCGTTCTGGAGCTTGTGCCCTCAGCCATTGTCATTGCCTTTCTGGCCGGGGTTGAGTCGTTGCTATCGGCAATGGTGGCGGACCGCATGATTGGCGGGAGCCACCGTCCGAACGCCGAGCTTCTTGCCCAGGGCGTTGCGAACATCGGATCGGCTCTTTTTGCCGGTCTTCCGGCGACCGGCGCGATTGCCCGCACCGCGACGAACGTGCGCGCGGGCGGCAAGACCCCTGTGGCGGGACTTATACATGCGCTGACTATTCTAATCGTGATGCTGCTTGCCGCGCCGCTGGCGGGCTATCTGGCGATGCCCGCCCTGGCTGCTCTTCTGATTGTCACAGCATGGAATATGAGCGAGCCGCACAAGTGGCCCGAATATGCGCGGGGCAGGACGGGCGACAAGCTGCTGCTTCTCCTGACGCTGGTCTTGACCGTGGCCGTTGATCTCTCCGTTGCCATCGGCGTAGGTGTGGCTGTTGGCTTGGCGCTGCGCCTCAGCCGCCGTTCTTCAGTGGAGAGCGACTGGAGACCGCCGGAGCGATAA
- a CDS encoding GIY-YIG nuclease family protein, whose amino-acid sequence MHDKFQAFTESLHPKYEALMAQTPVTDGVLPREMKGSGVYLFSENGKSLYVGRTRNVRNRYGQHTRRSSGHNSAPFAFKLARHATGILKSDYKPGETSRAGLLLNEEFASAFADALERIRRMEFRFVEESDPTRQCLLEVYVSVVCGSPYNDFNTT is encoded by the coding sequence ATGCATGATAAGTTTCAGGCTTTCACCGAGAGCCTGCATCCGAAGTACGAAGCACTAATGGCTCAAACACCGGTCACAGACGGCGTCTTGCCGCGCGAGATGAAGGGCTCAGGCGTTTATCTTTTCTCGGAGAACGGGAAGAGCCTGTACGTGGGCCGAACCCGCAATGTGCGAAATCGCTACGGTCAGCACACGCGTCGTTCCAGCGGCCACAACAGCGCGCCATTTGCCTTTAAGCTGGCGCGCCACGCAACTGGCATCCTGAAGTCCGATTATAAGCCCGGTGAGACGTCGCGCGCGGGGCTACTTCTGAATGAAGAATTCGCATCGGCTTTCGCCGATGCACTTGAGCGAATTCGCCGCATGGAGTTCCGCTTCGTAGAAGAATCCGATCCGACCCGGCAATGCCTGCTTGAAGTCTATGTCAGCGTCGTGTGTGGTTCCCCTTACAACGACTTCAACACGACATGA
- a CDS encoding type IV secretory system conjugative DNA transfer family protein has product MSGQNKQKPGAPLGNLLIGAAILAFAAGPENGVHLNAADQLYLGVFQFIGATAMLVGVGGYLKLWQQRAKRKLAELPSGTFGGAAFASLRDCKAAGLCDPCGLYLGVLDGQPLFYSGKAHLLTAAPARQGKGINVVIPNLLHFQGSVFVTDPKGELAAVTAAHRAERLGQKVYVLNPWGLHGLPQHRCNPLQPLLDAANDPALIRGVADEAKALALQLLPEPEDSRNRYFREGARTILRAVMLHLATRGAPATCTLPEMWRVLSSTKRIEKLVDHMVASDALFGMVADLGQDLAFQLEDNPDQFADFRQGAIQALDIFDPVGFLGAAVSGSDVDFRALKEGKASVYLVIPQDRIATHGAWLGLVTRQAIAAVARSSGRSEVLFVLDEFANMGKLAGLAESLTALPGLGVRVWAFVQELSELIRLYGPYTARTVLSQAEVKQFFAVQDDQLAKTLSAALGQRTVKTRNFNLGRTEDDEIGESLGETGRPLMSPDEIRLMGADEQLLLIKALPPIRAQRLPFWFVSPWASWAARNPVEGDYPQPRPHLRLTYSKRSEGDE; this is encoded by the coding sequence ATGTCGGGCCAGAACAAGCAAAAACCGGGAGCACCGCTCGGCAATCTGCTGATCGGCGCGGCTATACTGGCCTTCGCGGCAGGGCCGGAGAACGGCGTGCACCTCAACGCTGCCGATCAGCTCTATCTCGGCGTCTTCCAGTTTATCGGCGCGACGGCGATGCTGGTCGGCGTCGGCGGCTACCTCAAGCTCTGGCAACAGCGCGCGAAGCGCAAGCTGGCTGAGCTGCCTTCCGGCACGTTCGGCGGCGCGGCTTTCGCCTCGCTGCGCGATTGTAAGGCGGCGGGCCTGTGCGATCCGTGCGGGCTTTATCTCGGCGTGCTCGATGGCCAGCCGCTCTTTTATTCCGGGAAGGCACACCTGCTGACGGCTGCCCCCGCCCGCCAGGGCAAGGGCATTAACGTCGTCATTCCGAACCTGCTGCATTTCCAGGGCTCGGTGTTTGTCACCGATCCCAAGGGCGAACTGGCGGCGGTGACGGCGGCGCACCGCGCCGAACGTCTCGGCCAGAAGGTCTATGTGCTGAACCCGTGGGGCCTGCACGGCCTGCCGCAGCATCGCTGCAATCCGTTGCAGCCGTTGCTGGACGCGGCCAACGATCCGGCGCTGATCCGTGGCGTTGCCGACGAAGCCAAGGCACTCGCGCTCCAGCTCCTGCCTGAGCCGGAAGATTCCCGGAACCGCTATTTCCGCGAAGGTGCGCGCACCATCCTGCGCGCTGTCATGTTGCACCTCGCCACGCGCGGGGCTCCCGCCACCTGCACGTTGCCGGAGATGTGGCGGGTGCTGTCCAGCACCAAGCGTATCGAAAAGCTGGTCGATCACATGGTCGCCTCCGACGCGCTCTTCGGCATGGTCGCCGATCTGGGCCAGGATTTGGCCTTTCAGCTCGAAGACAATCCCGATCAGTTTGCCGACTTCCGTCAAGGGGCGATTCAGGCGCTCGATATCTTCGATCCGGTCGGCTTCCTCGGCGCTGCCGTCAGCGGCTCCGATGTCGATTTCCGCGCGCTCAAGGAAGGCAAGGCCAGCGTCTATCTGGTCATCCCCCAGGATCGGATCGCCACGCACGGGGCCTGGCTCGGTCTTGTTACACGCCAGGCCATTGCGGCGGTCGCGCGCTCTTCAGGGCGCAGCGAGGTGCTGTTCGTCCTCGACGAGTTCGCCAACATGGGCAAGCTTGCGGGGCTCGCCGAAAGCCTGACGGCGCTGCCCGGTCTCGGCGTGCGCGTCTGGGCCTTCGTGCAGGAGCTTTCGGAGCTGATCCGGCTCTACGGGCCGTACACGGCGCGCACCGTGCTTTCGCAGGCCGAAGTGAAGCAGTTCTTCGCCGTGCAGGACGACCAGCTCGCGAAAACGCTTTCGGCGGCGCTCGGCCAGCGCACGGTCAAAACCCGCAATTTCAACCTGGGCCGCACTGAAGACGACGAGATCGGCGAAAGCCTCGGTGAGACCGGCAGGCCGCTCATGTCACCCGATGAAATCCGCCTGATGGGGGCGGATGAGCAGCTTCTGCTCATCAAGGCCCTGCCGCCGATCCGCGCGCAGCGTCTGCCCTTCTGGTTCGTCTCGCCCTGGGCGTCGTGGGCGGCGCGCAATCCCGTCGAAGGCGACTACCCGCAGCCAAGGCCGCATTTGCGGCTGACCTACAGCAAGAGGAGCGAAGGCGATGAATGA